A genomic region of Rhodohalobacter sp. 614A contains the following coding sequences:
- a CDS encoding FecR family protein, producing MENKDNIWDVIVRYLDNTMTGNDSDQLETWLNHSNENRRILHSVDQIWKASSEKSQENFLKELNLEKDWDRMSERIDLSDSGSRRSRIQKFRRLRKRQQIISNLLKVAALILVAFTSVFLTLQYAPVNEPQVYEPVFKEIFTKAGERANVDLGDGTKVFLNADSKLTVPDTFSPSQRVVQLSGQAFFDVTPDKNRPFYIETNNAVVEVVGTAFDVKSYDDDEKIRVVVQEGTVELKKDKYTGEKLIINQGYLGSLNRDAGEMSIEMVDDVSDYTGWKEGRLIFKNTPFEEVLAHIKRWYDVDVNLELSNDSLMEKEFTADLKTRSVADVFDVISMSMNIEYDINETKDTITVRNK from the coding sequence ATGGAAAACAAAGATAACATTTGGGATGTCATTGTAAGGTATTTAGACAATACAATGACCGGTAACGATTCTGATCAGTTGGAGACCTGGTTGAATCACAGTAATGAGAACAGGCGGATTTTGCATTCAGTAGATCAAATCTGGAAGGCTTCATCAGAAAAATCACAAGAGAATTTCTTAAAGGAGTTAAATCTTGAAAAAGATTGGGACCGGATGTCAGAAAGAATTGATTTATCCGATTCCGGAAGCAGGCGTTCACGCATTCAAAAATTCCGACGGCTTCGAAAACGTCAGCAAATTATTTCGAACCTGCTAAAAGTTGCGGCGTTAATTTTGGTGGCTTTTACATCTGTCTTTTTAACGCTTCAATACGCACCCGTTAATGAGCCGCAGGTTTATGAACCTGTTTTTAAGGAGATTTTCACCAAGGCCGGAGAACGTGCCAATGTGGATTTGGGTGATGGCACAAAAGTATTTTTAAATGCAGATAGTAAGCTTACCGTGCCCGATACATTTAGTCCATCGCAGCGTGTGGTTCAATTAAGCGGCCAGGCATTTTTTGATGTAACCCCGGACAAAAACAGGCCTTTCTACATAGAAACCAACAATGCCGTTGTTGAGGTTGTAGGCACGGCCTTTGATGTAAAATCCTATGACGATGATGAGAAAATCAGGGTAGTGGTTCAGGAAGGAACTGTGGAACTGAAAAAAGATAAATATACCGGCGAGAAACTCATTATAAATCAGGGATATCTGGGAAGTTTAAATCGGGATGCCGGTGAAATGAGTATTGAAATGGTGGATGATGTCTCTGATTACACCGGCTGGAAGGAAGGTCGCCTCATCTTTAAAAATACGCCATTCGAAGAAGTATTAGCCCACATTAAACGATGGTATGACGTAGATGTGAATCTTGAGCTCTCTAATGATTCACTTATGGAAAAGGAGTTTACGGCTGATCTGAAAACACGCTCTGTTGCAGATGTGTTTGATGTAATTAGCATGTCGATGAATATTGAGTACGATATCAATGAAACGAAGGATACAATAACCGTACGAAATAAATAA
- a CDS encoding ROK family protein: MQNTTPVIGIDLGATNLRVGLVDNGKITALEKGPLPKDKSVMSILNTMCEMIETVDKGATSIGIGVPSVVDSKEGIVYDVQNIPGWEKVHLKDLLEEKTGKSVYLNNDANCFALGENMFGEGKGKKNLVGLIIGTGFAGGIILDGKIYEGRNCGAGEFGMIPYKQSILEHYCSGQFFSKLVGVNGEEIYEKALNDDPASKKLFQEFGTHVAEAIKIVLYTYDPECIILGGSISSTFDQFKDGFERELKTFGFPNSLNHVEITVSKTQHIAVLGAAALTHNHPIKY; the protein is encoded by the coding sequence ATGCAAAATACTACTCCAGTAATAGGAATTGATTTAGGCGCTACGAATCTCAGAGTAGGCTTAGTTGACAATGGAAAAATTACAGCTCTCGAAAAAGGTCCATTGCCGAAAGACAAATCGGTAATGTCCATTTTAAATACCATGTGCGAGATGATCGAGACTGTAGACAAGGGGGCAACCAGCATTGGTATTGGTGTTCCAAGTGTTGTAGACTCGAAAGAAGGCATTGTGTATGACGTGCAGAATATACCCGGTTGGGAAAAAGTTCATCTGAAAGACCTTCTGGAAGAAAAGACCGGGAAATCAGTTTATTTGAATAACGACGCGAATTGTTTTGCTCTTGGAGAAAATATGTTCGGCGAAGGAAAAGGCAAAAAGAACCTGGTGGGTCTCATTATTGGAACCGGGTTTGCAGGTGGGATTATCCTGGATGGGAAAATTTATGAGGGCCGTAATTGCGGAGCCGGAGAGTTTGGTATGATTCCATACAAACAATCCATCCTTGAGCATTATTGCAGCGGTCAGTTTTTTAGCAAATTAGTGGGTGTGAATGGTGAAGAAATTTACGAAAAGGCTTTAAACGACGATCCCGCTTCGAAGAAGTTGTTCCAGGAATTTGGAACACATGTCGCTGAAGCCATCAAGATTGTGCTTTATACATACGATCCGGAGTGCATTATTTTGGGCGGTTCCATTAGTAGTACTTTCGATCAATTTAAAGATGGATTTGAGAGAGAACTAAAAACATTCGGATTCCCGAATTCATTAAATCATGTTGAGATAACCGTGTCAAAAACACAGCACATTGCTGTACTTGGTGCAGCAGCTTTAACTCATAATCATCCTATTAAATATTAA
- a CDS encoding PIG-L deacetylase family protein, which yields MKQIVVILCLVFAIAKPADAQINSPADDPLRVIAIFAHPDDADFKMAGTAILMAQAGHQVKYVAITNGNAGHQEMGGGVLAKRRRAEAQEAARRTGIAEYEVWENDDSELMPTLDIRKDVIRAIREWNADVVIGLRPNDYHPDHRNAGKLVIDASYMVIVPNVVSDTPPLPNNPVFLYMQDGFSKPNPFSHDISVGIDDVFETKARGLDAHVSQVYEWMPWTMGMSEDQIPEGEEERFEWLKNTFLGWSSISDEQRASLEKWYGPEKAAGFEHAESFEIAEYGRNPSEEEIRMIFPMLN from the coding sequence ATGAAGCAAATAGTAGTCATTCTGTGTTTAGTTTTTGCAATTGCCAAACCGGCAGATGCGCAGATAAATTCACCCGCTGATGATCCCCTTAGAGTAATCGCAATTTTCGCTCACCCCGACGATGCTGATTTCAAAATGGCCGGAACGGCAATCTTAATGGCACAGGCCGGGCATCAGGTGAAGTATGTTGCCATCACCAATGGAAATGCTGGCCACCAGGAAATGGGAGGAGGCGTTTTAGCGAAAAGGCGTCGGGCCGAGGCGCAAGAAGCTGCAAGAAGAACAGGCATAGCAGAGTATGAAGTTTGGGAAAACGATGATTCTGAATTAATGCCTACACTCGATATTCGAAAAGATGTGATTCGTGCAATTCGGGAATGGAATGCAGATGTTGTAATCGGTCTTCGTCCCAACGATTATCATCCGGATCACCGAAATGCAGGCAAATTGGTGATTGATGCATCTTACATGGTTATTGTGCCCAATGTAGTTTCTGATACACCACCTCTTCCAAATAATCCGGTTTTCTTATATATGCAAGACGGATTTTCCAAACCGAATCCATTCAGCCACGATATCAGTGTAGGAATTGACGATGTGTTTGAAACCAAGGCCCGTGGCCTGGATGCTCATGTTTCTCAGGTTTATGAGTGGATGCCGTGGACAATGGGAATGAGTGAAGACCAAATACCGGAAGGTGAAGAAGAACGGTTTGAATGGTTAAAGAACACCTTTTTAGGATGGAGCAGTATCTCTGACGAACAGAGAGCAAGCTTGGAGAAATGGTATGGACCGGAAAAAGCAGCCGGATTTGAACATGCCGAATCTTTTGAAATTGCAGAATATGGACGTAATCCAAGTGAGGAAGAAATTCGAATGATCTTTCCAATGCTGAACTAA
- a CDS encoding SusC/RagA family TonB-linked outer membrane protein — translation MKTVTSIRILPIVIGLLIAASLQPNTVYAQEQTKDTSVTNLVTYYSVKEYSSYIPELRNTITLQFENFPLSEALFHIAQEANLEIAFDPGIFEEGELVTIKNRNIRVADALAHALTNTEYESVITQNKEILLKKKEVPAEEEEVFDLDLTGQVTDADTGEPLVGVTVFLVGTNTGTTTDENGEFTLTVPDDAATLAFSYVGYVRQEIAIDGQTEFDIEMESDVAMLDDVVVVGYGTQQRAEVTGSVVSIRAETIESTPVSSFENALQGRLAGVNVAESTGEPGSAPQILIRGMGSISAGTSPLYVVDGVPISQNFNQQDQIASQSNAFQPPRANPLATLNPADIESIEVLKDASAAAIYGSRGSNGVILITTKKGNKNTAPQVNFRSYVGIQSAFNVPELMNAEELISYAKDARNTTYLRELNPTDPNSETYNPQYNPDTNAGREDNGATASHLIPEAYVNWDGTDTDWLDLVLDTSVLQNYDMSVSGGADSFTYFLGGGFMDQTGIIEGSGFNRYSINTNLSADLTDRLDLSFGLNAAFTEHDRKPANAPYFGTPPGIIYSAMTQSPVVSPYNDDGTYRQLEGSHNELGGNMTTTNHPLAVRDYIDETIKNNRIFGNLTASYDVMDNLEFKSMVGYDIDNYQRSFFQGTQLYYRGGDPRPFGQASSSQSFNWLWENTLNYQLAIGEDHRINAIAGYTIQKQNDERSRVVAQNFPDDQVKTVNGGQITGGNQTIEEWSLISYLARVNYVLLDRYLLTATIRSDRSSRFGADNQTGVFPSVSFGWQLTNEPFMADVDLFSQLKPRISYGVTGNFQIPNYGSIGLLTGSNYVLGDQIVSGVVPNTLGNGELTWETTHQLNGGVDFAMLEDRIYGSFDYYVSKTSDLLLEVNIPAVTGFTNALTNIGEVENKGVEVQITSRNIVGDFNWATDFNFAKNTNEVKKLGPEGDPILVSGAAGIRHITQVGAPIGSYYGYKVEGIFQTEEEIANAPEDTEGNPTPGDFRFADVNNDGVINADDRTILGDYHPDYTWGITNRFNWKNIDFSFFIQGVEGREVLNLTARHLKNGEANFGSYAVLNDRWISPEQPGNGEHPKAERTSGGNNNRPSSYQVEDGSYIKLKNITLGYNLPIEWIDGFARSVRVYGSATNVAIWTDYIGFNPEVNLQPSQALTPGEDYGAYPLSRAFQFGIDVSF, via the coding sequence ATGAAAACCGTTACCAGCATCAGAATACTGCCGATAGTGATTGGCTTGTTGATAGCAGCTTCTCTTCAGCCAAATACTGTGTATGCTCAGGAACAAACGAAGGACACCTCGGTGACCAATCTCGTTACTTATTATTCCGTGAAGGAATATAGCTCATATATACCAGAGCTGCGGAATACGATTACTCTTCAGTTTGAAAATTTCCCTCTGTCGGAGGCGCTTTTTCATATAGCCCAGGAAGCAAATCTTGAAATTGCATTCGATCCGGGGATATTTGAAGAAGGGGAGTTAGTGACCATTAAAAACCGGAATATCCGGGTGGCTGATGCATTAGCTCATGCATTGACAAATACTGAATACGAATCCGTAATTACCCAAAACAAAGAAATTCTTCTCAAAAAGAAAGAGGTACCTGCCGAAGAAGAGGAAGTTTTTGATTTAGATCTTACCGGTCAAGTTACTGATGCGGATACGGGTGAGCCCCTGGTTGGTGTTACTGTATTTTTAGTGGGAACGAACACAGGAACTACTACGGATGAAAATGGTGAATTCACATTGACCGTACCGGACGATGCTGCAACACTTGCCTTTTCATATGTGGGTTACGTACGGCAAGAAATAGCAATCGATGGCCAGACAGAATTTGACATTGAAATGGAATCTGATGTTGCCATGCTTGACGATGTTGTAGTTGTAGGTTATGGAACCCAGCAACGGGCTGAGGTAACAGGATCGGTAGTTTCGATTCGTGCAGAAACAATTGAAAGTACACCGGTTTCCAGTTTTGAAAATGCACTCCAGGGACGTTTGGCTGGTGTGAATGTGGCTGAGTCTACAGGAGAGCCGGGTTCTGCTCCACAGATTCTTATTCGTGGTATGGGATCTATTTCTGCCGGTACAAGCCCTCTTTATGTTGTAGATGGTGTTCCAATTTCTCAAAACTTTAATCAGCAGGATCAGATTGCTTCTCAGAGTAATGCATTCCAACCGCCACGCGCCAATCCTCTGGCAACTTTAAATCCGGCGGATATTGAATCGATTGAAGTATTAAAAGATGCATCAGCTGCTGCGATTTACGGCTCCCGTGGATCAAACGGCGTAATACTGATCACTACTAAGAAAGGGAATAAAAATACAGCACCACAGGTGAATTTCCGTTCATACGTAGGAATTCAATCAGCATTCAATGTACCTGAATTGATGAATGCTGAAGAATTGATTTCTTATGCAAAGGATGCTCGTAATACTACGTACCTTCGCGAGCTGAATCCTACTGATCCAAATAGTGAGACTTATAATCCTCAGTATAACCCGGACACTAACGCCGGTCGTGAAGATAATGGAGCCACAGCCAGTCACTTGATTCCTGAAGCTTATGTAAACTGGGATGGAACAGATACAGATTGGTTGGATTTGGTTTTAGATACCTCTGTATTGCAAAATTATGATATGTCAGTCAGTGGTGGTGCGGACAGTTTCACCTACTTCCTCGGTGGTGGTTTTATGGATCAAACGGGGATTATTGAAGGATCCGGATTTAACCGTTACTCAATCAATACAAACCTCTCGGCTGACTTAACGGACCGATTGGATTTAAGTTTCGGGCTGAATGCTGCTTTTACGGAACACGACCGAAAACCAGCGAATGCTCCATATTTCGGAACACCTCCCGGAATCATTTACTCGGCTATGACACAGTCTCCCGTAGTAAGTCCATACAATGATGATGGTACTTATCGACAATTGGAAGGCAGCCACAATGAGCTTGGTGGAAACATGACTACGACCAACCATCCGCTTGCCGTCCGTGATTATATTGATGAAACCATCAAAAACAATCGGATTTTCGGTAACCTGACTGCATCATATGACGTCATGGATAACCTGGAATTCAAATCCATGGTTGGATATGATATCGACAATTACCAACGATCATTCTTCCAGGGAACACAATTGTACTATAGAGGTGGCGATCCAAGACCATTTGGACAGGCTTCCTCATCGCAAAGTTTTAACTGGTTGTGGGAAAATACATTGAATTACCAACTTGCCATTGGTGAGGATCATCGAATCAATGCAATTGCAGGTTATACCATCCAAAAACAAAATGACGAAAGAAGCCGGGTAGTTGCTCAGAACTTCCCCGATGATCAGGTAAAGACTGTAAACGGAGGCCAAATTACCGGTGGTAATCAAACCATTGAAGAATGGTCGCTCATATCTTACTTGGCACGAGTGAATTATGTGTTACTTGACAGATACTTGCTTACGGCTACAATTCGTTCTGACCGATCATCACGTTTTGGTGCCGACAATCAAACAGGGGTGTTCCCATCCGTTTCTTTTGGCTGGCAGTTAACTAACGAACCTTTTATGGCTGATGTTGATCTCTTTAGTCAGTTGAAACCGAGAATTAGTTATGGTGTAACTGGAAACTTCCAGATTCCAAACTATGGATCTATTGGATTGCTGACGGGATCGAACTATGTGCTGGGAGATCAAATTGTTTCCGGGGTAGTTCCAAATACGCTAGGCAACGGTGAGTTGACCTGGGAAACAACCCACCAGTTAAACGGAGGTGTTGATTTTGCCATGCTTGAAGACAGGATTTACGGTTCGTTCGATTACTACGTAAGTAAAACATCCGATCTTCTGCTCGAAGTGAACATACCGGCGGTTACCGGTTTTACAAACGCTTTGACCAACATTGGTGAAGTTGAAAACAAAGGTGTCGAAGTTCAGATTACTTCCCGAAATATTGTTGGGGATTTCAACTGGGCCACTGATTTCAACTTCGCTAAAAACACAAATGAAGTGAAGAAACTCGGGCCTGAAGGCGATCCGATTCTTGTATCAGGTGCTGCCGGTATCCGGCATATCACACAAGTAGGCGCTCCGATTGGTAGCTACTATGGATACAAAGTAGAAGGAATCTTCCAGACTGAAGAAGAAATTGCGAATGCTCCGGAAGATACGGAAGGAAATCCCACTCCCGGTGACTTCAGATTTGCAGATGTAAATAATGACGGCGTTATCAATGCGGACGACCGTACCATTCTCGGCGATTATCATCCGGATTATACCTGGGGGATAACCAACCGGTTTAACTGGAAGAACATTGATTTCAGCTTTTTCATCCAGGGTGTTGAAGGAAGAGAAGTGTTAAACCTTACTGCCCGTCACCTGAAAAATGGTGAAGCCAACTTTGGAAGTTATGCAGTACTGAATGATCGGTGGATCTCTCCAGAACAACCAGGAAACGGTGAGCATCCCAAAGCAGAACGTACATCCGGTGGTAATAACAACCGACCTTCATCTTACCAGGTTGAAGACGGCTCCTATATCAAGCTGAAAAATATCACGCTTGGTTACAATCTGCCGATTGAATGGATTGATGGTTTTGCAAGAAGTGTACGTGTGTATGGTTCTGCAACCAATGTGGCTATCTGGACAGATTACATCGGATTTAACCCGGAAGTGAATTTACAACCAAGTCAAGCCCTTACCCCCGGCGAAGACTACGGAGCTTATCCGTTGTCCAGAGCTTTCCAGTTTGGAATTGACGTCTCCTTTTAA
- a CDS encoding exo-rhamnogalacturonan lyase family protein, protein MNRLFCISLLFALIFTGFANTLSASDSVTVHVKNANSGEPVKLGIPFPKGTLYSPDHVRVLNEDGDEILSQTTEVSTWEPADPSVKWLWVFFFTDESGEYTIEYGEDVRKTVQIENPIVFKNNQRTNGGAEVNTGPLYFEVNKGGSGFLDLVQLDTNGEGFTDDNIVATAIEGRGSFLDYINDSGIDTSRAVVHQQFIEKGSGPLHTIIKVVGEYEYSNPEHENSPFVTYIHAYAGKSYIKVYHTITYTGKPDKSEPLNGKQHADIATQPELIINEQERGQDEGLTEPYDMIESTGFRLQYNLDGEKTFRSELLTGNWWEEGESSVYEASVGNESRYSVFQTGPDATMTANEPNSTNEERIDGFKASISADGNTLEESQKAAGWVSISDNEFGVSIGIRNMMEEYPNELVVDIETGEVYAYTWSPNEDPMSFERNDMGNDGGMVGNFATGLTKTTETIFYFHEGSKTLPEIKETMEFVLDPPVAHADPSWYGKAGVYGFFADADNNFPDLERAMQYKFQWMLFNQNWEPWYGMFTYGDVKNYYFGDDWYQWANNEPSQDYMWWTNFIRTGDPEMYKMAQAASRHTMDVDNTHWPAQKGYRGDTNSSLDWFLSEQEEEGSPYLGMGRRHAGQQWISMLSAHVWLTGWVSSYYLDGYHRGLEIARLTGDYYIRRIFGDHGLRGRRLYLSIWNLSELYDATKEDKYLDELNYRVELALELQKRQGGRMGIDRYGYSQNYLSHGLTKYLQMFDRPDIEQAYLTHARSLRDVPPIDHDYESYLSSIHPLITAYDLSGESEFLVEACKRATNLMIDPMSQPFEDYETQAELQTAMEDVSNLPMTASNSFFSRRMPIWSFSMGLRIFGWTTNYSVPYLIERLGALDDTSAYQCAD, encoded by the coding sequence ATGAATAGACTTTTCTGTATCTCACTTCTGTTTGCATTGATCTTTACGGGATTTGCAAACACATTATCAGCATCTGACTCTGTCACCGTTCATGTAAAAAATGCTAACTCTGGCGAGCCTGTAAAACTTGGAATACCGTTCCCGAAAGGTACGCTGTATTCGCCCGATCATGTCCGTGTTCTGAATGAAGATGGAGATGAAATTCTATCTCAAACTACAGAAGTGTCCACGTGGGAGCCGGCTGACCCGAGTGTCAAATGGCTGTGGGTTTTCTTTTTTACCGATGAATCGGGAGAATACACCATTGAGTATGGAGAAGACGTTCGGAAAACAGTACAGATTGAGAACCCGATCGTTTTTAAAAATAATCAGCGAACCAATGGCGGGGCCGAAGTGAATACAGGTCCTCTTTATTTTGAAGTTAATAAAGGCGGTTCAGGTTTTTTGGATTTAGTTCAACTGGATACAAATGGCGAAGGATTTACGGATGATAACATTGTAGCCACAGCCATTGAAGGACGAGGTTCTTTTTTGGATTATATCAACGATAGCGGTATCGATACCTCACGGGCAGTTGTTCATCAACAATTTATTGAGAAGGGATCCGGTCCGCTTCATACGATCATAAAAGTGGTAGGTGAGTATGAGTACAGTAATCCTGAACACGAAAATTCACCATTTGTAACCTATATTCATGCCTACGCCGGAAAATCCTATATAAAAGTTTATCACACAATTACATACACCGGCAAGCCGGATAAAAGCGAACCGTTAAACGGAAAACAACATGCCGATATCGCCACTCAGCCAGAGTTGATTATTAATGAGCAGGAGCGAGGCCAGGATGAAGGTTTGACGGAACCCTATGATATGATTGAAAGTACCGGCTTCAGACTTCAATATAATCTGGATGGCGAGAAAACATTCCGTTCCGAATTGTTGACCGGAAATTGGTGGGAAGAAGGCGAATCCAGCGTGTATGAAGCATCGGTTGGAAATGAAAGCAGGTATTCGGTTTTCCAAACCGGGCCGGATGCTACAATGACTGCGAACGAACCCAATTCTACTAATGAAGAACGAATAGATGGTTTTAAAGCAAGCATTTCTGCCGATGGCAATACTCTTGAGGAAAGCCAAAAAGCAGCCGGCTGGGTAAGCATTTCTGATAATGAATTTGGTGTGAGTATCGGGATCAGAAATATGATGGAAGAATATCCCAATGAACTGGTGGTTGATATCGAAACCGGCGAAGTGTATGCCTACACGTGGAGTCCCAACGAAGATCCTATGAGTTTCGAAAGAAATGATATGGGCAATGATGGTGGCATGGTTGGTAATTTCGCGACCGGTTTAACCAAAACCACCGAAACCATTTTCTACTTTCACGAAGGGTCCAAAACGCTTCCTGAAATCAAAGAAACAATGGAATTTGTGTTAGATCCTCCTGTTGCTCATGCAGATCCATCCTGGTATGGAAAAGCCGGTGTTTATGGCTTCTTTGCTGATGCCGATAACAATTTTCCCGACCTCGAAAGAGCCATGCAGTACAAGTTCCAATGGATGCTCTTCAACCAAAACTGGGAGCCCTGGTATGGCATGTTCACTTACGGCGATGTGAAGAATTACTATTTTGGTGATGACTGGTATCAATGGGCCAACAATGAACCTTCTCAGGATTACATGTGGTGGACGAACTTTATTCGTACCGGAGATCCGGAAATGTATAAAATGGCACAGGCTGCAAGTCGCCACACAATGGATGTTGATAACACCCATTGGCCAGCTCAAAAAGGTTATCGTGGAGACACAAACAGTTCTCTCGATTGGTTTTTGTCTGAGCAAGAGGAAGAAGGTTCGCCATATCTTGGAATGGGCCGCCGGCATGCCGGTCAACAGTGGATCTCAATGCTTTCTGCACACGTGTGGCTGACAGGTTGGGTTTCTTCATACTATTTGGATGGATATCACCGTGGATTGGAAATCGCCCGTTTAACCGGAGATTATTACATCCGCCGGATTTTTGGCGACCACGGATTGAGAGGTCGGCGATTATACCTTTCTATTTGGAATCTTTCTGAGTTGTACGATGCCACAAAAGAAGACAAATATCTTGATGAATTGAATTATCGCGTTGAGCTTGCCCTTGAACTTCAAAAACGACAGGGCGGAAGAATGGGAATTGACCGTTATGGCTATTCGCAGAATTATCTTTCCCACGGGCTGACGAAATATTTGCAGATGTTTGACCGGCCGGATATTGAGCAAGCATATTTAACACATGCCCGTAGTCTTCGTGATGTTCCACCAATCGATCATGATTATGAATCCTATCTCTCCAGTATTCATCCGTTGATAACAGCTTACGATTTAAGTGGTGAGTCGGAATTCCTGGTGGAAGCGTGTAAGCGTGCTACAAATTTAATGATAGACCCAATGTCTCAACCGTTTGAAGATTACGAGACACAGGCTGAACTGCAGACGGCAATGGAAGATGTCAGCAATCTTCCTATGACCGCAAGCAATTCATTCTTCAGCAGAAGAATGCCTATCTGGAGTTTTTCTATGGGACTGAGAATCTTCGGCTGGACAACAAACTACAGCGTTCCTTATTTGATTGAACGACTCGGAGCGTTGGATGATACTTCAGCGTATCAATGTGCGGATTAA
- a CDS encoding RagB/SusD family nutrient uptake outer membrane protein: MKTFKSLLLIVSVLTLLVSCGDDFTVLAPQSERNVENFYQTDTDFITGINGAYAGLAGNNAYGRAYALAFEMRSDNFANGGGATGLAESLLRINHFTELTTAPEVEDTWAGGYEIIARANTILSRLEGASLDNPALGQRIRGEALFIRSLVYYNLAVIFGNIAIQLDEVTTPNVDINQVSADVIYDQIAGDLAEAEGLLPDSYGGADIGRATSGAAATLLGLVQLTNGNNGEAEAALRRVVNSGQYVLLPNYADLWGAENENNDESIFEIQYKAGGQGTGSSFTEYFSPDFSVSGGVGGGNAPQTLSDDALAAFEEEDERYFGGSFGYTTPDDPEDEGNEYLSKYDGVQFDAFDADNNFIVFRYADVLLMLAEALGDTPEANALINQVRARAGLTTPVESLPGSFEEKLLLERRREFVGENKRWPDLKRFGVAQPVLAEQLNEDENLSYTADDIRLLYPIPQREIDSAPGELEQNPL; the protein is encoded by the coding sequence ATGAAAACATTTAAATCTCTTTTATTGATTGTTTCCGTACTTACACTTTTGGTTTCCTGTGGAGACGACTTTACTGTTCTGGCTCCACAATCGGAACGAAACGTAGAAAACTTTTATCAAACCGATACGGATTTTATAACCGGCATTAACGGTGCTTATGCCGGTCTGGCAGGCAACAACGCATATGGCAGAGCCTATGCATTAGCCTTTGAAATGCGATCAGATAACTTTGCCAATGGCGGGGGTGCCACTGGTTTGGCTGAGTCGCTTCTCAGAATTAATCACTTCACAGAATTGACAACAGCCCCAGAAGTAGAGGATACGTGGGCAGGTGGTTATGAAATCATAGCCAGAGCAAACACAATCCTTAGCCGGTTAGAAGGAGCCTCTCTTGATAATCCCGCTCTTGGACAACGAATTCGTGGTGAAGCATTATTTATCCGTTCGTTAGTGTACTACAACCTGGCAGTTATTTTTGGCAATATTGCGATTCAGCTGGATGAGGTAACTACCCCGAATGTAGATATCAATCAGGTATCTGCGGATGTGATTTATGATCAAATTGCGGGCGACCTTGCGGAAGCGGAAGGTCTTCTTCCCGATTCATATGGCGGAGCGGATATCGGCCGGGCTACAAGCGGAGCCGCCGCAACTCTTCTTGGTTTGGTTCAGTTAACCAACGGTAATAATGGCGAAGCAGAAGCTGCTCTCAGAAGAGTTGTAAACTCTGGTCAGTATGTTTTACTCCCGAATTATGCTGACCTGTGGGGAGCTGAAAACGAGAATAATGACGAATCCATCTTCGAAATTCAGTACAAAGCAGGTGGGCAGGGAACCGGAAGTTCATTCACAGAATATTTCTCCCCTGATTTTTCCGTCTCTGGTGGAGTGGGTGGAGGAAATGCTCCGCAAACATTGTCAGACGATGCACTTGCTGCATTTGAAGAAGAAGATGAGCGATATTTCGGTGGTTCTTTTGGATACACTACGCCGGACGATCCTGAAGATGAAGGAAATGAATACCTGAGTAAATACGATGGCGTTCAGTTCGACGCATTCGATGCTGATAACAATTTCATTGTGTTCAGATATGCAGATGTTCTGCTGATGCTTGCTGAAGCCTTGGGTGATACACCGGAAGCCAATGCACTGATTAACCAGGTTCGTGCTCGCGCAGGTCTTACAACTCCGGTTGAATCACTGCCCGGTTCTTTTGAGGAAAAATTACTTCTTGAAAGACGCCGTGAGTTTGTCGGTGAAAACAAGCGATGGCCCGATCTGAAACGATTTGGCGTTGCACAGCCTGTTTTAGCTGAACAATTGAATGAGGATGAAAATCTTTCATACACAGCTGATGATATCCGATTGTTATATCCGATTCCTCAAAGAGAAATTGATTCAGCACCGGGTGAACTTGAACAAAATCCCTTATAA